The nucleotide sequence gtttaaccgtgaccataaaaatagaagaagatggAATGAGGAAGACAGATAATCCAATCCAGGTCCTATACGTACAGGCGGTTGCAACTTGCAGCTTCATTTTGCTTTTCTAGGGCCCTCAAGGTGAATTTGACCTAATTTGAACGTGGACGGACATAGGTGACGGCAATGCATCAAAGTTGTTCAGGGAAAAGGAAGATATGCATAGTAGgaattaatttgatttttccttaATGTTTGGTTGAGTTAAACACAGCATTTCAATCATATTCTTCTAATTGACAACAATAGTAAGCATTACTATCATAGGAACAACAAAAACcactaaaaataaaagaaaatcacaacccatgaaattgaaaagctGCAGAAcctatgaaattgaaaataaaatctgcaaaacccatgaaattgaaaaggaaATATGTAGAACATGAGAGAAATTACCATGATACTAACCTTGCAAAGGAAGTCGTGGGTCGAGACTCGAAACAGCGAGAGGAAGTCGCGGGTCGCGAGGGTGAGAGACTGAGAGTGAGACGGCGACACTTGCAAATCGATGAGATGTGAGAGACTGACTGACTAAGAGTGAGACGGGTTGCAGGTCGCTGGgaaggaagaagacgaagacTAATTGAGTTGAGAGAGGTGCGTGGAGCGACGGAGGCTGGGAATTGGGAAGGAGAGGAGGGTCCACACAGTAGAGGCTGGGGGATCGATGTTTAGGATTAGGGTTACAATACAAACGTAGCAACGCAATTCAGACTGAAGAAAGGAAGAACAAATGATGCCGTTTCAAGTAAAAAGcattaatttataattaattataaaacaaCGTCGTTTTGAAAACACTTCGATTCGGTTTTCTAACCCCATAAACCGAATCTtcagtttggttcggtttttttcgacCTCAGTTCAGTTTTTGGTCtggtttttttcaattttcggtTTTTCGAACCCACCCGTACTAAAATCACCAAGTAAACTTTGTTTAATTCTTGTATTTACAACTCATTACCACGAAGTATTAGTGCATGTCATTACCATGAAGGTGAAGGCGTTGGATTATTGAGGCAATGAAATAGCATTCATCAAGTCTATCCAAACAAAATTTAAAGGCGGTGCTACAATTACCATCAAATGTCGGTTTTATAGAAAGATGGTAGAAATGATCGTACAAATGGATAATAACAATGGTATATTTCAAaacgaaaaaataaaaagggcaGTAAACTACGTACGGAAATTTCAATCCTTGGCAATGATATATagataaatataattttatttccCTATTTAAAATTGGTTGGTGGATTTGTCACGCAACAATTAGATGTCAGATTGAACAGCTGCAAAATGCAATGTTTTTGTCAAGTACGAGAGAGGCTGGACAAACTTTGTCTACTCATTTTTATCTGGGTTTGCCCAAATTCTTGAGGATCCAGGAACCAATAGACTTATCTAATATATTTTAACATTATCTACTTGAAACAAACGAAAACAAGAGCCCCAACATATCGAGCCACCCATCTAGTAATGCTAGAGCGAAAATTTACACTTCATCTTAATTTTTAGCTGTCAGAtcgaacaaattaaaaaaattaaaagacatgATTAATAAAagtgtgtgaaaaataaaagtatGTAGATAGCACATACttaaaaattattgtttttcttATTATGCGAATATAAATGGACAAAATTGGGATTAACATCCAGAGATATTTTTACCTATTTTTTTTAGTAGATGTTATTGAAGCTATAAACTTTGTCAAGATCCCATTTTAAACAAagtagttttaacgaaaagattGCGGTCATGAACATGTTCTGgtagttttaacgaaaaatcatatttttactctaaaaagtcaatcattgtACTATTCACCTAtaacacatttttgtcattttcgttaaaactcaaagttttcaagccattttcattaattttccttttaaacAATGCATATAACATGTTCTGGTAGTTTTACTTGGATTATTTAGGGTTGGGAATTAAAATATGGTCATGAAATTGATTTGTGCtgatattaatgaataattggCGGCAACTTTCACTTGAGGAAATTAGTTCTTAGGTCATATGTTTCCATTGAAATACCAGCATGGTTGGTGGAACACATGtcaactacaaaataaaaaattttgaagAGAAATTGTTATCgacactttaaattttaattttgcattccaaattttttatatttaaagatAAGAACATACTTGTGAagagtataaaataaaaatttcaaaatatcaATAACATGGTTTATATTAATATACAATGTAACAACTTGTTATCAAATAATCGTAGCGATGTGGGTACACAAAGAATATCTCCGTTCTTCAATATTGCTCTaatccaaaaagaaaataataattaaagtccaaaaaaaattagaaaaaggaaaacacgTATCGGATGAGGTCCTTTGAATTGAATGAGTTTTCAAAATTCTAGTTTCTAGAGGGGGGCTCTGCGCGTCTCCTTGACTTTTGTAGTAAAAAAGCATTCAAATATTTCCGAAAAATTCAAAATCCGACTGCAGCTCAGAGACTGCGTGGCATTTTCGTTATTTCCTCTCACGTTGGAGGGTAGGTTAACAAACTCACAACGAAGACCCCCTCGCTACCGTACCTAGCTTCTCATCTAAGcaaaattctctctctctctctctctctctctctcatcacgaTAAAACCACCGCGACtttggttctctctctctctctccaataaAAAAACCCCCAAACCCTCCGCTGCCTCTCTCTCATCCGCAACCGGAATCTTCACTTCCTCTCTCATAGGGTAGGCTTCGGGGATCGAATCCATGGGGCAGCAATCGTTGATCTACAGCTTCGTGGCGCGCGGCACGGTGATCCTCGCTGAGTACACGGAATTCACTGGAAACTTCACCAGCATAGCTTCCCAGTGCCTCCAGAAACTTCCGGCCACTAACAACAAGTTCACCTACAACTGCGACGGCCACACCTTCAACTACCTCGTCGATAATGGCTTCAGtaattcctctctctctctctctctctcgtcagATCTCCTCTGATAGATTTTTTTAGTTTCCGGTCCGATCCGCGTATTGATCGTGGATTTGATGTGCCGATTTTGCTCGATTTGGATTTCCTTCGTGGTTTCTATGCTATTTTTGGAAAATCGTTTATTATTAGTTCGATTGGCATAGATTTTCGTTGCTTTGAGGCCGTCGGATAAGATTCGTATGGATTCTCAAGCTCGTAATTTCTTGTGCGTTTTTCTCGGATTTTGTTAGGCTGTTTGGTAGGTGAGAAAATGTTTGTGAGTAATGATAAAAGAGTCAAGTTTGTGCggtgaaaaggaaaataattgtAAAAGTAAACTTCGTAACTCCCGCTGTTGTTAAAGTGATTCGTTTGATATGAGTGTTGAATAGGGATATGAGAGGAAAAATTAAATTCACGATCGAAGGTTTTagttgggttttggtttttctgGATTCAGTTAGTAAATACTATTGTATCCGAATTATGTTAGTTCTAGATTTCTCGAGCCGAATGAGCATGGCTTTGTGTCTCCTTTGATTTTGTAAAGCTTATTCACTTGTGCATTCCAATGGCTTTGGAAGTGTTTTTTGTTATCGGATTTAACCAACGAAAAAACTCTCAACTTAAATAAGTTGAATGAGTAAGATATTTTAGCTTCTAGTTTTCGTAATTACTAGATTAAGCTTTAGGAAATATGGCAAGAAGTCGTTAATGTCAAATCTGATTTAATGTTTTTTTGCTATGCATGTTTCTACCAAGATTTTCAACATTACCGAAATAGAATAGGTTAAAGAAGTTGAACAGGAGTGATCTCACTTTAAGGAGCCTCTGGAAACGTAGTGCCACCATACGCCACTGCAAACAACTCTTGTTAATTGATCTGTCAAAATCGGTTCTCTTACATGAATGCATGCACTAGAACCTTGAGTTTCTGAAGTTTAAAGAAAAGAGCCGCGTAAAATTACTTTTCAGTCGAAAAACATTTCAGTTTTCATTATGCATAGTTGGATGATGGGATGTTTTTTTATTCGTGTTTGTTTCTCTTTactcttttgaattttgatacATTTATGTCTATAAGAGTTGAACTAACTTTACCCCTTCGATGCTACAGCATATTGTGTAGTTGCAGTTGAGGCGGTTGGTCGACAAGTTCCTATTGCCTTCCTTGAGCGAATCAAGGAGGATTTTATCGGTAGATATGGTGGGGGGAAAGCTGCAACAGCAGTTGCAAATAGCCTAAACAAGGAATTCGGGTACTGTTGTTTTATCTTTTCCATTTATTGAATTGAATGTGGTTGACCTTTCCTATGACGTCTTCTAATCCTGCAAATTTTGGTGCCAATATAGGTCCAAACTGAAGGAGCACATGCAATACTGTGTGGATCATCCCGAGGAGATTAGCAAGCTTTCAAAAGTGAAAGCACAAGTCTCAGAAGTCAAAGGCGTTATGATGGAAAATATTGAAAAGGTAAGGCCTTGTGATTTGTTTAGATCTAGAAAACCAATCGTTTTTGTTTAGTTTGGTATCTAATTCTTGTGGTCAGGTTTTTTGCTGGGACTAATAATTTTCAAACTtggcaatttcttacacgacctATTAACCTGATCCGAAATGACATGAAATAACGGGTTTTTGGTCAACACGTTAACTAATTGGGTCATTATGGGGTCACACGTTAAGAGATTGTTAAGAACGGGTTCTTAATACGTTTACCCGTGGGTAACCCATCTCAACCCGATAAAAAAAGTTAGTTTGATGATTTTATACTACTAAAAACCCTTTCTACAATAGCCATAGTATTTTTCTTAGATAGTgagaataaaaatttccaaaccagtttaaaaatacataaactataaatttaaatttaaccgttgattgtcattacgagcgtttatatatgtatgtatgtatggatgtattacatttttcatacttctacattaattaaaaaaccttACTACAACAATTGCCACAGGATTTGATTTCACATAAGTGAGATTACATCCTTACCATTGGATTATTTGATTTGACTTGCGTTTTTCATTTGATCatgtattgatttaaaatatattttctttaacgggATGGGTCATATTAATTGGTTGATTTTGGGTTGGGTAATATTACCCATTTTAACTACACAACCGTTAAGATATTGGGTATGTCACGAACACGGGAACCATGACACGAATGCCAGATCTAATTTATTGGAATAATTATTTCGAGATTGGGATCAATGTGGTGCGAGATTATTTGATTGATTATGTTCATTGCAGGTTCTTGATCGTGGGGAGAAAATTGAACTTCTGGTTGATAAAACAGAGAACCTCCGCTCACAGGTCAGCGATTGATGCCATTTTGTTTTACCCTGCAATAGCCAATTCAATTACATGTATTGAAATTGAACCGTATTTTGTTGGCTTTTCATTAGTATCagtaaacccttaatcactgtAGGCTGGGTGTAATTATCTCTCTTTTGGCGGCTTGAGTGTTCGGATTTTGTGTAGTTAATTTTCTGATGTATGCTGTGTTACTGATTGGTTTGGCGATGCAGGCACAAGATTTTAGGCAGCAGGGAACCCAGATGAGGAGGAAGATGTGGTTCCAGAACATGAAGATCAAGCTGATAGTTTTGGGAATCTTAATCGCTTTGATTCTCATCATCGTTCTATCCGTTTGCAATGGCTTCAAATGCTGATGTGTCCGTAAACTCTTATCGGGCACAGGATGGAGTTTGTTCGTCGCGCTTGTTTCTGGTCTACGTATATTTATTCTTGGTTGCACATCCTACTTTCTGCTATAATTTGTATTGCAAGACCGTTTGTATAGCTTGTATTCGTAAATTTTTTCCCATAATAGGCTCTGTCGGATGTGCGAATCGTTCTTGATTCCTTTTGCTCCATGGAACTTATGTTGTAGCACTTGTGACTGATTCTAGATTTGGTATGCAACGGTTGAAAAGTGTCGAATGTGCATCTTATCACCCTTCTCAAGAACCGTAAAACCGCCCAAATAACGCGAAGCTAAAAAATTCACCGGAAATGAAACGTGAGGGAAATGTGCTTCTTTTCGCTTTCATTTGAGAATCGAAAACATGAGGGAAAACGTCCCTTAAGAATAATGTATGAAAATGGCTTTTGTCAAACGGAAAAACAAGTCCAACCTCTTCGACATTCTTCTATGTATGTTGTATGAACTATGAAGTACGAAGTAGGAAGACAATGATTCATTTATTGATCTCCATGTTGTCTATCGGTCTGACTAACCCGAACCAGGCAGCAACACACAACACAACCGAACGTCTGATCTCTTCTACTGACTTCAAGCTTCCAACAaaaccttttcccactaagtgaggttggctatatgaatcatAGAACGCCATAGCGTTCGGTTCTGTGTTatgtcctctgttagatccaagtactagTCTTTTCTTAGattctcttccaaagttttcctaggtcttccttggTCGAGAATCTGCCGGAAAAATTCACAAACAATTAGAACATAATCTTCGTCAAGTTTTCTGACATATTAGCTTACGAGGTACTTGTCCCTCGTCTCCCAGAAAGGTGGAAGAAATTAATCGAAGAAAAATGAAGTTGGTAAGTGCcgaaaattagggttttaaaaattcaaagctATCTTGAACGAGTATCAAGGACTTTGTTGTTCCATCTTTAAAGCCAACGCGGTAAAACAAGCTAGTTCTGCGATGCTCACCTCAGCATAGTCGACTCTTCCACCGGCTTCACTAATCGCTTCGACGACCAAGTCTCTCAACTCTTTACAATTAATGTCCCTTTTCTGCAGAAGATCTAGCTTTTGACAGTGACTTGCTTATACAAATAGCGAGATAGGCTTAAATGCAGTAGCAAACCTTTTCCCGTTCTTCAGGTGAGAGGTGCACATTGCGTGAACTCATCGCCAGGCCGTCATTTTCCCGCACTATTTCAGAACCTATCACTCTAACGGAAAAATCAAGATCTCGAACCTGTACAAATTCAAAAGAGACCGGTAATCCATAAGCAGCTTCCTACAAATGTAGCTAACATCATATCATCAAAACACATCATGTCTAAAACTACTGCAGCAATTAGGTTTGAAATGGCCAAATGAAATAAAGCAAACAAAGTTTTTGAAACGGTTTTAACCCAAACCCGAAATTTATGCTTTgcaacaattttcaattcaatgaacACAACATTGGCaatctatttttctttcctCACAAAATGAGCACATCAAACATTCTTGCATTGACAAAGCACATTAAATCGAGACCAAAATCGGGTTCAAA is from Malus sylvestris chromosome 5, drMalSylv7.2, whole genome shotgun sequence and encodes:
- the LOC126624086 gene encoding putative vesicle-associated membrane protein 726; its protein translation is MGQQSLIYSFVARGTVILAEYTEFTGNFTSIASQCLQKLPATNNKFTYNCDGHTFNYLVDNGFTYCVVAVEAVGRQVPIAFLERIKEDFIGRYGGGKAATAVANSLNKEFGSKLKEHMQYCVDHPEEISKLSKVKAQVSEVKGVMMENIEKVLDRGEKIELLVDKTENLRSQAQDFRQQGTQMRRKMWFQNMKIKLIVLGILIALILIIVLSVCNGFKC